A part of Acropora palmata chromosome 8, jaAcrPala1.3, whole genome shotgun sequence genomic DNA contains:
- the LOC141889187 gene encoding lysophosphatidylserine lipase ABHD12-like has protein sequence MSEGIRKRAAPSLTTSSNHRHEEKSDANVVMEKEQRRSLLLFLVLGLFSFIWYFIKILFGAVTLCYILCVILMYTSPATRELIIYLHPLKNPFQNLSNPVSFGLPANTVNFYISGPAGKLGAWNILSINSVEKQDFSQANKHFNLKDDKPIILYLHGNAHTRGAGHRVQLYKVLRSLGYHVITIDYRGFGDSEGTPSENGLIEDGMAAMRWIRTRISNAPVFIWGHSLGSGVAGGVAKALCDEGYPPSGVILEAPFTSVWEGATSHFITLPFRFLPYFKETVLDEIKDVFRTDLRIADVYCPILILHDRDDHILSIELGKKLYESAKSTRRLDAGAVKFIEFHGHGHNDIFQSDRLPGILRDFIKTR, from the exons ATGTCCGAGGGAATTAGGAAAAGAGCGGCTCCTTCTCTAACAACAAGCTCTAATCATCGTCATGAAGAAAAATCAGACGCAAACGTTGTTATGGAGAAAGAACAGCGCAG GAGTTTACTGCTGTTCCTCGTTTTGGGActcttttcatttatttg GTATTTTATCAAGATTTTGTTTGGAGCTGTTACCCTTTGTTACATTCTTTGTGTTATTCTGATGTACACTTCACCAGCTACAAGAGAGCTTATCATATATTTACATCCTT TGAAAAATCCATTTCAAAACTTGTCAAATCCAGTTTCTTTTGGTTTGCCTGCAAATACGGTGAATTTTTACATCTCTGGTCCTGCTGGAAAACTCGGAGCATG GAATATTCTCTCCATAAATTCTGTTGAGAAGCAAGACTTCTCACAAGCAAACAAGCATTTTAACCTTAAAGATGATAAACCCATCATACTTTATCTTCATGGTAACGCTCATACAAG aggagcAGGTCACAGAGTACAACTTTACAAG GTTTTAAGGTCGTTGGGTTATCATGTCATAACGATTGATTATCGTG GGTTTGGTGACTCTGAAGGAACACCCTCAGAAAACG GACTCATAGAGGATGGCATGGCAGCCATGAGGTGGATAAGAACACGAATTTCTAATGCACCTGTCTTCATCTGGGGTCATTCTTTAGGGTCAGG AGTAGCTGGTGGAGTAGCGAAAGCATTGTGCGATGAAG GTTACCCCCCATCAGGCGTCATCCTTGAAGCACCTTTCACGAGCGTGTGGGAAGGTGCCACTTCCCATTTCATAACATTG CCTTTTAGATTCCTACCTTATTTCAAGGAAACTGTCTTGGATGAGATCAAAGACGTGTTTCGAACTGATCTGAG GATAGCGGATGTTTATTGTCCAATTCTGATCTTACACGATCGCGATGATCATATATTGTCAATTGAACTAGGAAAAAAG TTATACGAAAGCGCCAAAAGCACAAGACGACTTGATGCCGGTGCAGTTAAATTTATTGAATTTCATGGACACGGCCACAATGACATTTTTCAATCAGACCGACTTCCAGGAATCTTGAG agACTTTATCAAGACAAGGTGA
- the LOC141889190 gene encoding DNA replication complex GINS protein PSF1-like isoform X1, with amino-acid sequence MFGDKALELVKELKRSLDGTLPPYNEDLVRQVLEEMKVLFEQNQKEVALTVEGETGLFSGVHLRHASLERNKRCLLSYIYNRMLRIKNLRWEFGTVLPEEIKDNLCEQEIQWFSKYNKSLAMYMRTVGLDLTQNMKPPKSLYIEVRCLEDYGEFEAEDGTVVLLKKNSQHFLPRSHCEHLIRQGVLEHIL; translated from the exons ATGTTTGGTGACAAGGCTCTTGAGCTTGTCAAGGAATTGAAAAGATCCTTGGATGGTACTTTACCTCCATATAAC GAGGATCTTGTGCGACAAGTCTTGGAGGAGATGAAGGTCTTGTTTGAGCAGAATCAAAAGGAAGT TGCTTTAACAGTAGAAGGAGAAACTGGATTGTTTTCTGGTGTTCATCTGCGACATGCCAGTTTAGAGAGAAACAAAAGATGTCTTTTGTCCTACAT CTACAACAGAATGCTCAGAATAAAGAATTTGAGGTGGGAATTTGGAACAGTTTTACCTGAAGAAATAAAGGACAATTTGTGTGAGCAAGAG ATTcagtggttttcaaaatataacaaatCTCTTGCAATGTACATGAGAACTGTGGGTCTGGACCTCACCCAG AACATGAAGCCTCCTAAGTCCCTGTACATAGAG GTTAGATGCCTAGAAGACTATGGTGAGTTTGAAGCAGAAGATGGAACAGTTGTCTTACTGAAAAAGAACAGCCAG CATTTCTTGCCGAGATCCCACTGTGAACACCTTATCAGACAAGGAGTACTCGAACACATCCTCTAA
- the LOC141889190 gene encoding DNA replication complex GINS protein PSF1-like isoform X2, whose translation MFGDKALELVKELKRSLDGTLPPYNEDLVRQVLEEMKVLFEQNQKEVALTVEGETGLFSGVHLRHASLERNKRCLLSYIYNRMLRIKNLRWEFGTVLPEEIKDNLCEQEIQWFSKYNKSLAMYMRTVGLDLTQNMKPPKSLYIEVRCLEDYGEFEAEDGTVVLLKKNSQVQQCAS comes from the exons ATGTTTGGTGACAAGGCTCTTGAGCTTGTCAAGGAATTGAAAAGATCCTTGGATGGTACTTTACCTCCATATAAC GAGGATCTTGTGCGACAAGTCTTGGAGGAGATGAAGGTCTTGTTTGAGCAGAATCAAAAGGAAGT TGCTTTAACAGTAGAAGGAGAAACTGGATTGTTTTCTGGTGTTCATCTGCGACATGCCAGTTTAGAGAGAAACAAAAGATGTCTTTTGTCCTACAT CTACAACAGAATGCTCAGAATAAAGAATTTGAGGTGGGAATTTGGAACAGTTTTACCTGAAGAAATAAAGGACAATTTGTGTGAGCAAGAG ATTcagtggttttcaaaatataacaaatCTCTTGCAATGTACATGAGAACTGTGGGTCTGGACCTCACCCAG AACATGAAGCCTCCTAAGTCCCTGTACATAGAG GTTAGATGCCTAGAAGACTATGGTGAGTTTGAAGCAGAAGATGGAACAGTTGTCTTACTGAAAAAGAACAGCCAG GTGCAACAGTGTGCGTCATGA